A window of Parasynechococcus marenigrum WH 8102 contains these coding sequences:
- the hisB gene encoding imidazoleglycerol-phosphate dehydratase HisB: MARQGDIHRVTGETDVKVRLDLDGSGQCQASTGVPFLDHMLHQISSHGLIDLEINAVGDTHIDDHHTNEDVGIAVGQALAQALGDRRGIHRFGHFAAPLDEALVQVALDCSGRPHLSYSLSIPSQKIGSYDTELVKEFFVAVVNNSGLTLHIRQLDGVNSHHIVEACFKAFSRALRMATEIDPRRAGAIPSSKGVLEQAGAN, translated from the coding sequence ATGGCACGTCAGGGAGACATCCATCGGGTCACCGGTGAAACCGACGTGAAGGTGCGGCTGGACCTGGACGGCTCCGGCCAATGCCAGGCCAGCACCGGTGTGCCGTTCCTTGACCACATGCTTCATCAGATCAGCAGCCACGGCCTGATCGACCTGGAGATCAATGCGGTGGGAGACACCCACATTGACGATCACCACACCAATGAAGATGTGGGCATCGCTGTGGGTCAGGCCCTGGCCCAGGCCCTGGGGGACCGCCGCGGCATCCACCGCTTCGGTCACTTTGCGGCACCGCTGGATGAGGCCCTGGTGCAGGTCGCCCTGGATTGTTCCGGACGCCCCCATCTGAGCTACAGCCTCAGCATTCCCAGTCAGAAGATCGGCAGCTACGACACCGAGTTGGTGAAGGAGTTCTTCGTGGCGGTGGTGAACAACAGCGGCCTCACGTTGCACATCCGCCAGCTCGATGGCGTGAACTCTCACCACATCGTGGAGGCCTGTTTCAAGGCCTTTTCCAGGGCGTTGCGCATGGCCACGGAAATCGATCCCCGTCGTGCGGGTGCCATTCCCAGTAGCAAAGGGGTGCTTGAGCAAGCTGGCGCCAACTGA
- a CDS encoding carotenoid oxygenase family protein, translating into MTVAPARPYNRSDWASSFVNVDEELTDVALTPVRGVVPAELQGTFYRNGPGRLERDGQRVHHPFDGDGMIAAMRFDNGRVQLTNRFVRTEGWLAEEKADKVLYRGVFGSQKPGGRLANAFDLRLKNIANTNVVRLGDQLLALWEAAEPHALDPQSLETRGLSRLDGVLKKGEAFSAHPRFDPGHNGRPSMVTFGVKTGPRSTIRLMEFATEGPDAGTLLHDRSDSFPGFAFLHDFAITPNWAVFLQNAIAFNPLPFVTGEKGAAQCLQSKPGGKGRFWLIPRDSGEFAGQKPRILEAPEGFVFHHLNAFEDGDHVVVESIVYDDFPSIGPDDDFAEVDFDTVPEGILHRCRLDLSREIVNTERISERTCEFAMVNPERQGLSAQFAWMAVAERETGNDPLQAVQKLDLSSGATHTWSAAPRGFVSEPLMVRRPGAEAEDDGWVLDLVWNGARRASDLVILNARDLSEVAVLELPLAVPHGLHGSWAAEL; encoded by the coding sequence GTGACCGTCGCCCCCGCCCGTCCCTACAACCGCAGCGACTGGGCTAGCTCCTTCGTCAACGTCGACGAGGAACTCACCGACGTGGCTCTCACCCCCGTACGAGGGGTCGTGCCGGCGGAACTCCAAGGCACCTTCTACCGCAATGGCCCTGGCCGCTTGGAGCGGGATGGCCAGCGGGTGCATCACCCCTTTGATGGCGACGGCATGATCGCGGCGATGCGGTTTGACAACGGACGCGTCCAGCTGACCAATCGCTTCGTTCGCACCGAGGGCTGGCTGGCGGAGGAGAAGGCCGATAAAGTGTTGTATCGCGGTGTCTTCGGGAGTCAGAAGCCTGGTGGGCGGTTAGCCAATGCCTTCGACCTGCGGTTGAAGAACATTGCCAACACCAATGTGGTTCGACTGGGGGACCAGCTCCTGGCTCTCTGGGAAGCGGCCGAGCCCCACGCCCTTGATCCTCAAAGCCTGGAAACGCGTGGGCTGTCACGGCTGGACGGCGTGCTTAAAAAGGGTGAGGCCTTCAGTGCCCATCCCCGCTTCGACCCCGGCCATAACGGCCGGCCCAGCATGGTCACCTTTGGGGTGAAGACAGGCCCCCGCAGCACCATCCGTCTGATGGAATTCGCCACGGAGGGTCCTGACGCTGGAACCTTGCTGCACGATCGTTCCGACAGCTTCCCTGGTTTCGCCTTCCTGCACGACTTCGCCATCACCCCCAATTGGGCGGTGTTCCTGCAAAACGCCATCGCCTTCAACCCCCTGCCCTTCGTCACCGGTGAAAAAGGGGCAGCCCAGTGTTTGCAGTCCAAACCGGGTGGCAAGGGGCGTTTCTGGCTGATCCCTCGGGATTCCGGCGAGTTCGCGGGGCAGAAGCCCCGCATCCTGGAAGCCCCTGAGGGATTTGTTTTCCATCACCTCAACGCTTTTGAGGACGGCGATCACGTGGTGGTGGAGAGCATCGTCTACGACGACTTCCCCTCCATCGGCCCTGACGATGACTTCGCCGAGGTGGATTTCGACACGGTGCCCGAAGGAATCCTGCATCGCTGTCGCCTTGATCTCAGCCGCGAGATTGTGAACACCGAGCGGATTTCAGAGCGCACCTGCGAGTTCGCCATGGTGAACCCGGAGCGGCAGGGGCTGAGTGCCCAGTTCGCCTGGATGGCGGTGGCCGAGCGGGAGACCGGCAACGATCCGCTGCAGGCCGTTCAGAAGTTGGATCTCAGCAGCGGTGCCACCCACACCTGGAGTGCTGCACCCCGCGGATTCGTGAGTGAACCATTGATGGTGCGCCGTCCCGGTGCTGAAGCCGAAGACGATGGCTGGGTGCTCGATCTCGTCTGGAACGGTGCACGACGGGCCTCCGATCTCGTGATCCTCAATGCCCGTGATCTGTCTGAAGTGGCGGTGCTGGAGCTGCCGTTGGCGGTGCCCCATGGGCTCCATGGCAGTTGGGCTGCAGAGCTCTGA
- a CDS encoding SIMPL domain-containing protein (The SIMPL domain is named for its presence in mouse protein SIMPL (signalling molecule that associates with mouse pelle-like kinase). Bacterial member BP26, from Brucella, was shown to assemble into a channel-like structure, while YggE from E. coli has been associated with resistance to oxidative stress.) — protein sequence MSACILIPSPRPLRADVLPCSGTRLKLSVQERGRSAVECFRFSLAVSGEGADEATALQQLNRRLASVRRELKPLVQGQLVVPAPHTHKRGRASEQRYVANTGVSGHVSLGSYDRLIQAVGAMPGVRLQGMESVAAPEKEAALRQRLMTDALNQGQADAATTARAIGRSEVTLLSIDRAGAMGRPRPLRMEAVAKGFDPMEAPEPTITLRLQLEYCLS from the coding sequence TTGTCAGCCTGCATCCTTATCCCTTCGCCTCGACCCCTGCGTGCGGACGTCCTGCCCTGTTCCGGAACCAGGCTGAAACTTTCGGTGCAGGAGCGGGGCCGCAGTGCAGTGGAGTGTTTCCGCTTTTCCCTGGCCGTTTCGGGTGAGGGAGCTGATGAGGCAACAGCACTGCAGCAGCTCAACCGCCGTCTGGCCAGCGTGCGCCGGGAGTTGAAGCCGCTGGTGCAGGGTCAGCTGGTTGTGCCAGCGCCCCACACCCACAAACGGGGACGAGCGTCAGAACAGCGCTACGTGGCTAACACAGGCGTGTCCGGACACGTCAGCCTGGGCTCGTACGACCGTTTGATTCAAGCGGTGGGTGCCATGCCAGGGGTGCGACTGCAGGGCATGGAATCCGTGGCGGCGCCAGAGAAGGAGGCTGCCCTAAGGCAGCGCTTGATGACGGACGCGTTGAATCAAGGTCAGGCTGATGCTGCAACGACGGCCCGGGCCATCGGCCGGTCAGAGGTCACTTTGCTGAGCATCGATCGTGCGGGGGCTATGGGCAGGCCGAGACCGCTGCGGATGGAGGCGGTCGCCAAGGGGTTTGATCCCATGGAAGCCCCCGAACCAACCATCACCCTCCGCCTGCAACTGGAGTACTGCCTCAGTTGA
- a CDS encoding BCCT family transporter codes for MTIQSSSQRSWWRQPPLWVGATPLLIFLVVSAIDLALAKQFTDNGKAVVSTALGGLWQWMVLLVFLIAVVIAISPVGKLRLGGAEAKPSLKLFDWCAVLICTLLAGGGVFWSAAEPLYHFQTPSPVFDGIQGGTAEAVDPALAVSFLHWGFLAWALVATTTTITFSILERRGEPLRPRTLLVNVVPRGWVDGPIGHLADGLSVVAAIAGTVGPLGFLSLQLSNAAGQLPWLSDSAGLQSLVVVLLTAVFASSTVSGIQKGIKWLSELNVWLTLTMAAGLLLLGPGLWLIQHFFSGFLTYLIHLPRMALTPNVAPGNWINGWTVFYWGWFLGYAPLMGLFTAGVSRGRSIRELVLAVAILCPIVTNIWFTLLGGTGLQLELAGAGISEALARNGAAAALLAILSQLPLAGLLIPIGLVLVVLFMCTSADSMSYAAAMVVSGRNEPPAPLRLFWALMIGSLTLVLLRIGSGLGDSTSIDALQAFIVITAVPVTPLVLATLWSAPRLAWKEAQREGLN; via the coding sequence ATGACCATCCAATCCTCCAGCCAACGGTCCTGGTGGCGACAGCCACCCCTTTGGGTCGGCGCCACACCGCTGCTGATCTTTTTGGTGGTGTCAGCCATCGATCTCGCTCTGGCCAAGCAGTTCACCGACAACGGCAAAGCCGTAGTGAGCACGGCCCTCGGTGGGCTGTGGCAATGGATGGTGTTGCTGGTGTTTCTGATCGCTGTGGTCATTGCCATCAGTCCCGTCGGCAAACTCCGGCTGGGTGGTGCCGAGGCCAAACCGAGCCTGAAACTGTTCGATTGGTGCGCGGTGCTGATCTGCACCCTGCTGGCCGGTGGGGGCGTGTTCTGGTCTGCCGCTGAACCGCTGTATCACTTCCAGACTCCCTCACCCGTTTTTGACGGCATCCAGGGCGGCACCGCAGAAGCCGTGGATCCGGCCCTGGCGGTGAGCTTTCTGCACTGGGGATTTCTCGCCTGGGCCCTGGTGGCCACCACCACCACCATCACCTTTTCGATCCTGGAACGGCGGGGCGAGCCTCTCAGGCCACGCACCCTGCTGGTGAATGTGGTGCCACGGGGCTGGGTGGATGGACCGATCGGTCACCTGGCCGATGGGCTGTCGGTGGTCGCCGCGATTGCCGGCACGGTTGGCCCCCTGGGGTTTCTCTCGCTGCAACTCAGCAACGCCGCCGGCCAACTGCCCTGGCTCAGCGACAGCGCCGGGCTGCAATCGCTGGTGGTGGTGCTGCTCACCGCTGTCTTCGCCAGCTCCACCGTCAGCGGCATTCAGAAAGGGATCAAGTGGCTGTCTGAACTCAACGTCTGGCTGACGCTCACCATGGCGGCCGGGCTGCTGCTGCTCGGGCCTGGCCTGTGGCTGATCCAGCACTTCTTCAGCGGCTTTCTGACGTATCTGATCCACCTGCCTCGGATGGCCCTGACGCCCAACGTGGCACCGGGCAACTGGATCAATGGATGGACGGTCTTCTACTGGGGCTGGTTCCTTGGGTATGCACCGCTGATGGGACTGTTCACCGCTGGCGTCAGCCGCGGCCGCAGCATCCGCGAGCTGGTGCTTGCCGTTGCGATTCTCTGCCCGATCGTGACCAACATCTGGTTCACCCTGCTCGGGGGCACCGGCTTGCAACTGGAACTGGCGGGTGCGGGAATCAGTGAGGCCCTGGCCCGGAACGGTGCAGCGGCAGCCCTACTCGCGATCCTCAGCCAACTCCCCCTGGCCGGTTTGCTGATCCCGATCGGACTGGTGCTGGTGGTGCTGTTCATGTGTACCAGTGCCGACTCGATGAGCTACGCCGCCGCCATGGTGGTGAGTGGCCGCAACGAACCGCCTGCCCCGCTGCGCCTGTTCTGGGCGCTGATGATCGGCAGCCTCACCCTTGTGCTGCTCCGCATCGGCAGCGGCCTGGGGGACAGCACCTCCATTGATGCGCTGCAGGCCTTCATCGTGATCACCGCCGTACCTGTGACCCCTCTGGTGTTGGCCACCCTTTGGAGTGCGCCCCGACTGGCCTGGAAGGAGGCGCAGCGGGAAGGACTCAACTGA
- a CDS encoding FAD-dependent oxidoreductase: MNQASSLPNQAAVVIVGGGMAGLSCAASLARRGIRDVVLLEAKTLAHAKASSFGETRMFREMYSDPVLCRLAQEANRLWREEETHAGEQLRETHGLLFYGESWDEETIEGSIPGARQVMDDQGIPYEALDADAIRARFPLKPKPEFTGLFEPTAGAVRSDKVIAHWTRTARQAGQQLIEHCPVAGIDADGTGVTLDNGHHIRAGQVVVTSGIWTQLLLAPLGLAPKLEVWPMLWAHYTVDPALADRYPQWFCFQRERGDDGGLYYAFPVLSHTPDGLPRIKAGIDWAPKELRVAEPNAMATEPPERLVELLDSFLFNEVAGVQERVETVMSPYSMASDVNFVLDRLSPTLSLFAGGSGQAFKFAPLIGDSLARLACGEQPAVDLNCWSHQRDAVRA; encoded by the coding sequence ATGAACCAAGCCTCCTCTCTGCCGAACCAAGCGGCCGTCGTCATCGTCGGTGGCGGCATGGCTGGCCTCAGCTGCGCCGCTTCCCTGGCGCGCCGCGGCATCCGTGATGTGGTGCTGCTGGAAGCCAAGACCCTGGCCCACGCCAAAGCCAGCAGCTTTGGCGAAACCAGGATGTTCCGGGAGATGTATTCCGACCCGGTGCTCTGTCGCCTGGCCCAGGAGGCCAACCGTCTGTGGCGGGAGGAGGAAACCCACGCCGGTGAGCAGCTCAGGGAAACCCATGGCCTGCTGTTTTACGGCGAGAGCTGGGACGAGGAGACCATCGAAGGCTCAATCCCCGGCGCCCGCCAGGTGATGGACGATCAGGGCATTCCCTACGAAGCCCTTGATGCCGATGCCATCAGAGCGCGCTTCCCGCTGAAGCCCAAGCCGGAGTTCACGGGATTGTTCGAACCGACCGCCGGTGCCGTGCGCAGCGACAAGGTGATCGCCCACTGGACCCGCACAGCCCGGCAAGCCGGTCAGCAGTTGATCGAGCACTGCCCCGTAGCAGGCATCGATGCCGACGGAACCGGCGTGACCCTGGACAACGGCCATCACATCCGTGCTGGCCAGGTAGTGGTGACCAGCGGCATCTGGACTCAGCTGCTGCTGGCGCCCCTTGGCCTTGCGCCAAAACTGGAGGTCTGGCCGATGCTCTGGGCCCACTACACCGTCGACCCGGCCCTCGCCGATCGCTATCCCCAGTGGTTCTGCTTCCAGCGCGAACGGGGCGACGACGGTGGCTTGTACTACGCCTTCCCGGTGCTGAGCCACACCCCCGATGGACTGCCACGGATCAAAGCCGGCATCGACTGGGCACCAAAAGAGCTCAGAGTCGCTGAGCCCAATGCCATGGCCACTGAGCCGCCGGAAAGGCTCGTGGAACTGCTGGATTCCTTCCTGTTCAACGAGGTGGCCGGTGTGCAAGAGCGGGTGGAGACGGTGATGAGCCCCTACTCCATGGCCAGCGATGTGAACTTCGTGCTGGATCGGCTCAGCCCCACCCTCAGCCTGTTCGCCGGCGGCTCCGGTCAGGCCTTCAAGTTCGCGCCACTGATCGGAGATTCCCTGGCACGGCTGGCCTGCGGCGAGCAGCCCGCCGTTGACCTCAACTGCTGGAGCCACCAGCGCGATGCCGTCCGAGCCTGA
- a CDS encoding class I SAM-dependent methyltransferase, producing MAIAMTTGYSAQTEGALLCIEAASDWALTCVDQLTAQTSHVLIDYGAADGGTAVGLWHQVLDRLHANQPDAHLTLIGNDLPSNDNVALAENLALQIPREPKPTVLVSARSFYEPSVAPNTVSFGFSATAMHWLSESPGPLDTHTHVLASADADALQRFTAQALKDWTYILELRSKELQVGGRLLTVNLSRDGEGRYLGHNGGETRNVHDQLHQIWRGMADEGLISEEQYRKGTVLNFYKSPEEFMAPLKDTASAPYRNGLRLVDERTVYVKCPYRRRWNEDGDTASFAAGLMATIRSWSRHSFASVAGDALADQVYARLEQRIADAPSEWSLDYVEHHQMMEKVA from the coding sequence ATGGCCATCGCCATGACCACGGGTTACAGCGCGCAGACCGAAGGCGCTCTCCTCTGCATCGAAGCCGCCTCGGACTGGGCCTTGACTTGTGTTGACCAACTGACTGCTCAAACCAGTCATGTGCTGATCGATTACGGAGCCGCCGATGGCGGCACCGCAGTCGGTCTCTGGCATCAGGTGCTGGACCGCCTGCACGCCAACCAGCCCGATGCTCACCTGACGCTGATCGGCAATGACCTGCCGAGCAACGACAACGTGGCTCTGGCCGAGAACCTGGCTCTGCAGATCCCCAGGGAACCCAAACCGACGGTGCTGGTGAGCGCCCGCAGCTTCTACGAGCCATCGGTGGCTCCTAACACGGTGAGTTTCGGCTTCTCCGCCACGGCCATGCACTGGCTCAGTGAGTCGCCGGGTCCTCTGGACACCCACACCCACGTGCTCGCTTCCGCCGATGCTGATGCCCTGCAGCGTTTCACCGCTCAGGCGCTCAAGGACTGGACCTACATCCTGGAATTGCGCAGCAAGGAGCTGCAGGTGGGTGGACGCCTGCTGACGGTGAACCTGTCCCGGGATGGCGAAGGTCGTTACCTCGGCCACAACGGTGGTGAGACCCGGAATGTCCACGACCAGTTGCACCAGATCTGGCGCGGCATGGCCGATGAAGGTCTGATCAGCGAGGAGCAGTACCGCAAAGGGACAGTCCTGAACTTCTACAAGTCGCCAGAGGAATTCATGGCGCCGTTGAAGGACACGGCCTCAGCCCCGTACCGCAATGGCCTGCGACTCGTCGACGAGCGCACCGTGTACGTAAAATGTCCATACCGCCGACGCTGGAACGAGGACGGTGACACCGCCAGCTTTGCCGCTGGGTTAATGGCCACCATTCGCAGCTGGAGCCGCCACAGCTTTGCCAGTGTTGCTGGTGATGCATTGGCCGATCAGGTTTACGCACGTCTGGAGCAGCGCATCGCGGACGCTCCGAGTGAGTGGAGTCTCGATTACGTCGAGCACCACCAGATGATGGAGAAGGTGGCCTGA
- the rdgB gene encoding RdgB/HAM1 family non-canonical purine NTP pyrophosphatase yields the protein MRTLVIASGNAGKIREFQGLLQHLPLNVQAQPQGFDVEETGSTFAANARIKATAVAAMAGSWALADDSGLSVNALGGAPGVHSARYAPTDPERIEKLLGALSNASERHAQFCAALCVAAPDGSVLIEVEGRCDGWITTTPRGDGGFGYDPIFEVSCTGLTFAQMPLTEKKSHGHRGKAFALLEPQLQDLLSAEPR from the coding sequence ATGAGAACCCTGGTGATCGCCAGCGGGAACGCCGGCAAGATCCGTGAATTTCAGGGCCTGCTGCAGCACCTGCCTCTCAACGTTCAGGCGCAGCCGCAGGGGTTTGATGTAGAGGAGACCGGCAGCACATTCGCAGCCAATGCCCGGATCAAGGCCACGGCTGTGGCCGCCATGGCCGGCAGCTGGGCCCTGGCCGATGATTCCGGGTTGAGCGTGAACGCTCTGGGGGGAGCCCCAGGCGTGCACTCGGCGCGTTACGCCCCCACAGACCCAGAACGGATCGAAAAGCTGCTCGGGGCGCTGAGCAACGCCAGCGAACGTCATGCTCAGTTCTGTGCCGCGCTTTGTGTTGCCGCCCCCGATGGCAGCGTGTTGATCGAAGTGGAAGGGCGTTGTGATGGCTGGATCACCACAACCCCCCGCGGCGACGGCGGCTTTGGCTACGACCCGATTTTTGAAGTGAGCTGCACCGGCCTCACCTTCGCTCAGATGCCGCTGACGGAGAAAAAATCCCATGGCCACCGTGGCAAGGCCTTTGCCTTACTGGAACCGCAGTTGCAGGACTTGCTCTCCGCCGAGCCTCGATAG